The nucleotide sequence gaaaacagcttattgatTATTCAGAAACATTTTAGTCTAAATTGaccttttgttatagaaataacgtATACACTTGCGCGTATCTATGATACCCACAGATGCTATAGGTCGCAAATTATGTTTATCTAAACATGTCCTACGTATAATGTTCTTTTTTGGAGTGTTTTGAAGTGATTAATTAAGGGTGCATGGTTTTGTAGTTGAATGTCTTCGTATATTTGATAGAATTATGAAGTTGGTATTAAAAAGTGTTGTTGAACTTGAATGTTGTGTTATGTTCTGGAGGGTTTTTGAGAAGTGTTCTTTGTTTATTTGGAATCATTACTGATACCACATAAGGTAATTTGGTGTTTTTAATTAGCTTATTGATGTTTGAATGGATTTAATTCACGATGAGTTGTTTTTGAAGTTGAATGTTTTTCTTGATTTGACTGAGTTGTGAAAATTGTTATTAGAAATGTGGTTGTTGTTGACGAGTGTTGTTTGATTAGGTAGAATGTATTGGGAGGGTTTTACAAgtgattatttaaatttatgagTTGTGAGGGTTTTTGTAGAATCACGTTTTCTTAAATGAATTttgttgggtttttttttttttttttattgatttgataatgggttatttaatttgttatgaataagtttgtttttttttttttataaatttattaggAAGTGTTGATATTGTGGAAACCTTGTGTTGTCTagatcttcttttttttatatgatttataaggTTATTTGGTGTTTGTAATTGGCTTGGTGATGTTTGAACTAGATATAATTTAGGATGAGTTGTTTTGAAACTGAATAAGTTTGCTTATATGATTGAATTGGGagatttttattagaaaatgttgctgttgttgagtGTTTTTCAAGGTATCATGAACAGTGCTCTTTGATTGTGTAGAATGtcttttttatgtattgtttTTGAGAATGTGCTTGATTATGCATggtgtttggattgacttatttgagcttgtCTACTTGCATAACAACTGTTGAGACTGTTTgaaagaacttatgaaaacggttcataagctgtttcagcttattttcataaactctctAGGATTATCTAATGAAAAAGTTTGTtaactaaaaaacattttaatcttgttatagaaataacttatacatttTCACTTATAATGATATGTGCATTTACTATAACTTGTAAATCTAGTTTATCTAAACATGCCTAGGTAGAATGTCCTCTTTTTGGAGGGTTTTTGAAGTGATTAATGAATCCAGGAtgcattgttttatttaaagttgAATGTTTTTGTATATCTGATAGAATCATAAAGTTGGCATTAGaaagtgttgttgttgaacttgAATGTTGTGTTGTGTTATGGAGGGTTTTTGAGAAGTGTTATTTGGTTATTTAGAATGATTAGACTCATGGTTGTCAAAATCGGGATCCCACTAAAGATCGTTGGGGTATAGAAAAAGCGTAGATCGTAGGATTGTAATAATGTTCGTAAAAGTGTAGATAATAGGAGGGTTTTTGAGAAGTAAGTTGTGAATATGTAGAATGCTTTCTTTTGGGAGGGTTTGTGAAAAGTGTGTTGTGGTTATGTAGATTGCTGTCTTTTGGAGGGGTTTTGATAAGTGTTTAATgataataagaattttttttagcgCTATTCAATTGGTTATTTAATTTTGGattatttgttttgaagttGAACGTCTTTGTATATTTGGTCAAAGTATGAAATTGATATTATAAAGTGTTGTTAAACTGTTTTGTGATTATGTAGAATGATACCACATAAAACTAAGCGTGGAGAGGCTGCACTCGCGCGATTGAAGGTCTATGAGGGTATTCCTCCTCCATATGACAAGATCAAGAGGATGGTTGTTCCCGATGCTCTCAAGTAAGAACCATTTTATTGTATAATTTTACAGTTTTgactttttgttgttgaattaaaagGATTTATTGAGTTTGAATACTGAATGAGTGAATGAAATTAGGGTGTTGAGGCTTCAAAAGGGACACAAATACTGCTTGCTCGGACAGTTGTCATCAGAGGTTGGATGGAACTACGGTGGCATCATCAaggtgaatttttatttttttttggagtgttTTGCTTTGAATTTGATCAACAATTTTGtggttttgaaattttcaattgGTTTCTTGTTTATAGGAGCTGGAGGATAAGAGGAAGGAACGCGCAGGTTTGGCTTACGAGAAAAAGAAGCTGCTCAATAAATTGAGGGCTAAAGCTGAGAAGATTGTTGACGAGAAGCTTGCCCCCCAACTTGAAGTCCTTGCTCCCGTTAAGTACTGAGTACTATTTGTTAACATTATTATAAGGTTTAGTTTGGTTTTTTGTAGTTAATATCAAATTGATCTCCATTTCGGTTTTGCTTGTTATTCTATGTTTGTTGGATCTTAGAAATGACAATTTTGGAAGTTCTTTTTTCTATTCTCGTTACAATTTTTATGTCATTCCAACTTACTTTCCAATAGTGTTGCCCCTTTGGTGTAACATCATATATGTGTATTCGTTTATGTTAAGTGCATACTATGAAAGCTTATAGTTGTTGGATTGTTGATGCTGCCAATAGGTGCCTAAATATCCTGCATTTGAGATGAATATAGACTAATTGGGGTACTTTCAGAGGTCTCCTCtgcctagtggttggcttgggatcttggagtttgttcctccagaggtctcaggttcgattccctatggtgccaatttcggtgggctaagtccatacaaaGCTTGCTCTGACTTTAAACGGGGCCCTCGCAAGTGGGTGGTGGGATTGGTTCCCTCGGATTAGTTGATttttggatcggataccgagttttcaaaaaaataaataaatctggGGTACTTTCACCGTTCTCGCGGAAACTTCATTTTCTAAGCTTAGGGGTTTGTCGTGGTCATATTCTCGGTCATGTTCTTGTCTCCTCTTTTGCCCTTCCCATTTAGTTTTTGGATAATTCATTAACTTAGTATTTGAGAACAATATAAGGTTGAGTCCAgttttggattttgaaaatataacagCTAAGCAAAGTTAAGATCATAACATGAATATACTAAGCCTCTAGTGTATTGATTTTAGTTATAACTGGGCAGCCAATGGTATTTTGTGTGAATATTTCTTTACTAACACTTGATTACTCATGATCTTGGTAATTAAACTAGtatttgttcaagttaaatctGCAAGGTTCTTTTTTTTCTGGTCGAACTAAGCCGCAAGATTCTTAAAATGAACATAGTAAACAATTTTTTgatacctcttttttttttttttttgataaaaaccgTTGTTGTATTCTCAGAAGCAATTTTACCTTTACATTCATGATAAGAGACTACTTAGAATGTGAAATGGAAGTAATGTTTCATATTAGTATTTATGTAGTTCAGGAAGAtgacattttgtttttaaataaactaCTGTGTTTATCATCTAAAAGTTTcgatataaactattttttaaacacAAAGATACaattaagttaaattgtttatcatctaaatttttttaacctGACTTCCCAGCAATTACACATCTACACTTACTTCCCATTATAAGTCATGACAAGAGTTGTGATAAGGAAGTTTGGTAGCTCAATTGGTttgagctaaaaaaaaaaaaaggagttagAGGTTTTGGATTTAAACCTAAATAAAGgagaaaaaattaatctaattactaatattttattattaaaaaaagagaacTGTGATAGGGCCGTCTACATTAAGCACAAGAAATAACATAAGAAATCTAGATCCATATGGCCGTCTacattaagaaataaaaaaaatactacttgTTTTAGACAACTATTTATGCTTTAAAAATGTCCCTTCCAACCTGTCAAAAAAAGTATTCATTAATCCaaggtttaatagcagttttaaccccttaactttccaaaagttgcgattttggcccccctaagaaaaaaaactacaaaaccgcccgcTAAGTTTTGCACTTGTGGCAATTTTTGCCCCCAAAGctaattttgactcggtctacgctgacatggcaccctaagtgaggtgccacatgttttttttttattttttttttggcttggGAGGCCAAAACTACTACAATTGCAAAATTtaggggcggttttgtagttttttttcttaggcgGCTAAAATAACAACTTTGAAAAAGTTAGGGGGGCTATTAAGGCTTAATCCAAAAAGCATCAAAAGTTGTACGCtaacaattttattgaaaaaaacaaCGCTAAGAACAAACAAACTGATCAACCACTTCCTTAAATAACTTTTATAGTGGAACTTTCAAGGGTAGGGATTAGTTAACTTCGTGGAAAGAAGGTGATTTTAGAGTGAgaatgatgtttaaattgaataagtatttcattttttattaccTTTCAACTTTCTAGCATTATACTGTATTCTGCTAATTCTAGTCATTGAAATGGCCGAGGCTTTACTTGGTGTTGTGTTTCACAACCTGATGTCTCTGGTTCAAAACGAATTTTCAACTCTATTTGGAATCAAGTCAAAGGCTCAAAAGCTATCAAGAACCTTAGAACTGATCAAGGCTGTTCTTCAAGACGCTGAAAAGAAGCAATTAACTGACCGATCTATTCAAATATGGTTGCAGCAACTCAAAGATGCGGTGTATGTGCTTGATGATATCCTTGATGAGTGTTTAATCAAATCCAGTCGACTCAAGGGTTTCAAACTAAAGAACGTCATGTTTCGACGTGATTTAGGCACTAGGTTGAAAGAGATTGCAAGCAGACTCAACCAAATTGCTGAAAATAAGAACAAGTTTCTTTTACGAGAAGGTATTGTTGTTACAGAAAAACCAATTGAAGTGGCTGACTGGCGCCAAACCAGCTCCATTATTGCCGAACCAAAGGTGTTTGGACGAGAAGATGATAAAGAGAGGATTGTTGAGTTTCTTCTCACCCAAGCGAGGGACTCGGACTTCCTTTCCGTCTATCCAATTGTTGGTTTAGGTGGTGTTGGAAAAACAACTCTTGCTCAATTGGTCTACAACGATGATAGGGTGAGTcacaatttcaaaacaaaaatttgggTTTGTGTTTCAGAGGTATTCTCGGTCAAGGGGATTTTGTGTTCCATTATAGAATCCATGACAAAACAGAAGTGTGATGCAATGGGTTTAGATGTAATACAAAGAAAGGTGCAAGAAATGTTGCAAGGAAAAAGACGTTTGCTGGTTTTGGACGATGTTTGGATAAAAAGTCAAGAATTTGAATTTGGACTAGACCATGAGAAATGGAATAAATTGAAATCTGTGTTGTCTGGTGGATCGAAAGGTACTTCCGTTTTAGTGTCTACTCGTGATATGGAGGTTGCATCAATCATGGGAACATGCTCAACTCGTTCTTTGTCAGTTCTCTCTGATGATGAATGTTGGTTATTGTTCAAACAATATGCATTTGGACATGATAGAGAAGAGAGTGCAGAGCTTGTGGCAATAGGCAAGGAGATAGTAAAAAAATGTGCGGGATTGCCTCTTGCAGCACAAGCATTGGGGTGTCTAATGCACTCAAGGAGTGAAGAAAAGGAATGGTTTGAAATTAAAGAGAGCGAGCTTTGGGATTTACCGCATGAGAATTCTACTTTGCCAGCTCTGAGATTGAGCTACTTTCATTTATCACCAACCTTAAAACAAT is from Medicago truncatula cultivar Jemalong A17 chromosome 1, MtrunA17r5.0-ANR, whole genome shotgun sequence and encodes:
- the LOC11414560 gene encoding 60S ribosomal protein L13a-4, which gives rise to MVSGSGICAKRVVIDARHHMLGRLASIVAKELLNGQKVVLVRCEEICASGGLVRQKMKYMRFLRKRMNTKPSHGPIHFRAPSKIFWRTVRGMIPHKTKRGEAALARLKVYEGIPPPYDKIKRMVVPDALKVLRLQKGHKYCLLGQLSSEVGWNYGGIIKELEDKRKERAGLAYEKKKLLNKLRAKAEKIVDEKLAPQLEVLAPVKY